In the genome of Drosophila yakuba strain Tai18E2 chromosome 3R, Prin_Dyak_Tai18E2_2.1, whole genome shotgun sequence, one region contains:
- the LOC6536546 gene encoding uncharacterized protein LOC6536546 isoform X1: MERIAPEEAASLSEARKQIVEIARNRPGTQVAKCILAYDEQQDLASLVVLLEELSKNTDYSTDLRISLGYYIEELLRHCLGSNYVSRRSAIVAAGSALQYCGKIYGDRVEYMYQVVEHQIEALLTSESQKETPSGSSAPKNNEPRPEEPRKRRAKKLTKKEVDPYLLTVEPKKFKTMSDDKRFNMAGFVKCTRNRTIEYLYQDHTPPNLWRHAPIVDPHNPYDQDEKKQYKMFTYHVEHRYNTLLPDIPFERLNLIKEYVHTNQVNTTEILNEHMTTKDYLDEYIALENQMLAARYGATVRTRRSLVEPAKRLMEDSLVAEMAKKVCIDENLPIDTDETAPLEAMDVDQSVMAENNQSLITADALQNQISVDSGLGESMNTSQEDSNINITMDISQVENSTLGVSQVESSLSTSQAENSLSVSQVENLALSSTLDINESSVLDSTRVDQPPLKDLALDELLIDSGIGMEDVSDFQMHTDLEDQRQLSPTMKLISQSEEAKTVQVIEMDADVVMNVPREVCYPILLNVMGLPIKGLRRKCIFKLPTEFDLFKQARLPAKREAQPKATPTPRTILQIEREAFQKEKEPGSPCSLEFDEDFNFLGFRQRRPTFDSGFDIDELRGGSACVSTIGEVKIEIEDGTETHTDKLINVSDSDALEKSANAVRECGLGESLMEELNASTEPKTENITANSSQLEVTETSGNLSGLETTVDLGMESVLTSSVLDPSIEPNAVDSCILNVTQLDNSALEISTLQDKAILNDEAAAKNLPAETPNPDLDSAANDCDESTRSDSPFEIDDLDSPDSSSMIRDWHRRLGPALEAAHERQNFNIKDLGTEVLDICKAGNGTATLADVMTDKDPSIMCRYMLASLVLTNHGNVSLDFGNRDKSKPIDMSQFRMHLKSTKRMEIHPEDDVGNINAAKSHSAARSKERNVSANNTKPGTSKPASAATKRKSAEVALSEVFAKTVRLIQPIPKMWQTPSDADSGISSMGSSLASTPRLNE, encoded by the exons ATGGAACGGATAGCGCCAGAAGAAGCGG CCTCCTTGAGCGAAGCGCGAAAGCAGATAGTGGAAATAGCCAGGAATCGGCCGGGAACACAAGTGGCCAAGTGCATCCTCGCCTACGACGAGCAACAGGACCTCGCCTCGCTTGTAGTCCTCCTCGAAGAGCTCTCCAAGAACACGGACTACTCCACGGACCTGCGGATATCACTGGGATAT TATATTGAGGAGCTACTGCGACACTGCTTAGGAAGCAACTATGTCTCCCGAAGATCGGCCATCGTGGCCGCGGGAAGTGCCCTCCAGTACTGCGGCAAGATCTATGGAGACCGCGTGGAGTACATGTACCAGGTGGTGGAGCACCAGATCGAAGCCCTGCTCACATCGGAGTCTCAGAAGGAGACGCCCAGCGGAAGTAGTGC GCCGAAGAACAATGAACCCAGGCCGGAAGAACCTCGAAAACGTCGCGCGAAAAAGCTGACTAAGAAGGAAGTAGATCCTTATTTGCTCACCGTGGAACCGAAAAAGTTCAAGACCATGTCGGACGACAAACGCTTCAACATGGCGGGCTTTGTAAAATGCACGAGAAATCGGACGATAGAATACCTTTATCAAGATCATACGCCGCCCAACTTGTGGAGACACGCGCCAATTGTAGATCCCCACAATCCCTACGACCAGGATGAAAAAAAGCAGTACAAAATGTTTACGTATCACGTAGAGCATAGGTACAACACGCTTCTGCCGGATATTCCCTTTGAAAGGCTGAATctcattaaggaatatgtgCACACAAACCAGGTGAACACCACGGAGATTCTTAATGAGCACATGACCACGAAGGATTATCTGGACGAGTATATTGCGCTGGAGAATCAAATGCTGGCAGCCCGCTATGGAGCCACTGTCAGAACGAGAAGAAGTTTGGTTGAACCGGCGAAAAGATTGATGGAGGACAGTTTGGTAGCGGAAATGGCGAAGAAGGTGTGCATAGACGAGAATCTGCCAATAGATACGGACGAAACTGCTCCGCTGGAAGCAATGGACGTGGACCAATCTGTGATGGCTGAAAACAACCAGTCGCTAATCACAGCAGATGCCCTGCAAAATCAAATATCAGTGGACTCAGGCCTAGGCGAATCGATGAACACGAGTCAGGAGgacagcaacatcaacatcacGATGGACATCAGCCAGGTGGAGAACTCTACTTTGGGCGTTAGCCAAGTGGAGTCGTCTTTGAGCACCAGCCAGGCGGAAAACTCCCTAAGCGTTAGCCAAGTAGAGAATCTGGCGCTGAGCAGCACATTAGACATTAATGAGTCTAGTGTCCTGGACAGCACGAGAGTGGATCAGCCCCCCTTAAAAGATCTTGCTCTAGACGAACTGCTAATAGATTCAGGGATCGGTATGGAAGATGTTTCCGATTTCCAAATGCATACAG ATCTAGAAGATCAACGGCAGTTGTCGCCCACGATGAAGTTGATTAGCCAATCGGAAGAGGCGAAAACAGTTCAAGTCATTGAGATGGATGCCGATGTGGTAATGAATGTTCCAAGGGAAGTGTGCTATCCCATTCTGCTGAATGTTATGGGTCTCCCCATTAAAGGTCTGCGTCGCAAATGTATCTTTAAACTTCCAACTGAGTTCGACTTGTTTAAGCAAGCA CGTCTTCCTGCTAAGCGAGAGGCGCAACCAAAAGCCACACCCACTCCCAGAACTATATTGCAGATTGAACGAGAAGCTttccaaaaagaaaaggaacCCGGCTCCCCCTGCAGCTTAGAGTTCGATGAGGATTTTA ATTTCCTGGGCTTCCGTCAACGTAGACCCACATTTGACTCAGGCTTCGATATTGACGAGTTGCGTGGCGGTTCAGCTTGTGTGTCCACCATCGGAGAAGTTAAAATTGAGATTGAAGACGGAACGGAAACCCACACCGACAAGTTGATTAATGTAAGCGATAGCGACGCCTTGGAAAAGAGTGCGAATGCCGTAAGGGAATGTGGGCTGGGAGAGTCCCTGATGGAGGAATTAAACGCTTCTACCGAACCCAAAACTGAGAACATTACTGCAAATTCCTCGCAGCTTGAAGTAACTGAAACATCCGGAAATCTAAGCGGACTGGAAACTACAGTGGACTTAGGAATGGAGAGTGTGCTAACTAGTTCCGTATTAGATCCAAGTATTGAGCCGAATGCAGTGGACAGTTGTATTTTAAATGTCACTCAACTTGACAATTCAGCCCTGGAGATTTCAACTCTGCAGGACAAAGCTATCTTAAATGACGAAGCAGCTGCAAAGAATTTGCCTGCTGAAACACCTAATCCAGATTTAGACTCGGCAGCCAACGACTGCGATGAATCAACGCGTAGCGACTCCCCTTTCGAAATTGACGATTTGGATAGCCCCGATTCCAGCTCAATG ATCCGAGACTGGCATAGACGATTGGGTCCAGCTTTGGAAGCAGCCCATGAACGACAGAATTTCAACATTAAGGACTTGGGCACTGAGGTTTTAGACATTTGCAAGGCGGGCAACGGTACAGCCACGTTAGCCGACGTCATGACTGACAAGGATCCTAGTATCATGTGCCGCTACATGCTGGCTTCCCTGGTCCTG ACAAACCACGGAAACGTGTCCTTGGATTTTGGAAATCGCGATAAAAGTAAGCCCATCGACATGTCTCAGTTTCGAATGCATTTAAAGAGTACGAAGCGAATGGAAATCCATCCCGAGGACGACGTGGGCAACATAAATGCTGCCAAGAGCCACTCGGCGGCGAGGAGTAAAGAGCGAAATGTTTCAGCTAACAATACGAAGCCAGGGACAAGCAAGCCGGCGTCTGCAGCTACAAAACGAAAGTCTGCGGAAGTGGCTTTATCTGAGGTGTTTGCTAAAACTGTTCGATTGATACAGCCCATCCCAAAGATGTGGCAGACTCCTTCTGATGCCGACTCGGGGATATCTTCGATGGGCTCTTCATTGGCATCTACTCCCCGCCTTAATGAATAG
- the LOC6536546 gene encoding uncharacterized protein LOC6536546 isoform X4, with protein sequence MERIAPEEAASLSEARKQIVEIARNRPGTQVAKCILAYDEQQDLASLVVLLEELSKNTDYSTDLRISLGYYIEELLRHCLGSNYVSRRSAIVAAGSALQYCGKIYGDRVEYMYQVVEHQIEALLTSESQKETPSGSSAPKNNEPRPEEPRKRRAKKLTKKEVDPYLLTVEPKKFKTMSDDKRFNMAGFVKCTRNRTIEYLYQDHTPPNLWRHAPIVDPHNPYDQDEKKQYKMFTYHVEHRYNTLLPDIPFERLNLIKEYVHTNQVNTTEILNEHMTTKDYLDEYIALENQMLAARYGATVRTRRSLVEPAKRLMEDSLVAEMAKKVCIDENLPIDTDETAPLEAMDVDQSVMAENNQSLITADALQNQISVDSGLGESMNTSQEDSNINITMDISQVENSTLGVSQVESSLSTSQAENSLSVSQVENLALSSTLDINESSVLDSTRVDQPPLKDLALDELLIDSGIGMEDVSDFQMHTGQSFDDEGVVLSDLEDQRQLSPTMKLISQSEEAKTVQVIEMDADVVMNVPREVCYPILLNVMGLPIKGLRRKCIFKLPTEFDLFKQARLPAKREAQPKATPTPRTILQIEREAFQKEKEPGSPCSLEFDEDFNFLGFRQRRPTFDSGFDIDELRGGSACVSTIGEVKIEIEDGTETHTDKLINVSDSDALEKSANAVRECGLGESLMEELNASTEPKTENITANSSQLEVTETSGNLSGLETTVDLGMESVLTSSVLDPSIEPNAVDSCILNVTQLDNSALEISTLQDKAILNDEAAAKNLPAETPNPDLDSAANDCDESTRSDSPFEIDDLDSPDSSSMIRDWHRRLGPALEAAHERQNFNIKDLGTEVLDICKAGNGTATLADVMTDKDPSIMCRYMLASLVLTNHGNVSLDFGNRDKSPEINALFPAVQQDQEAALDINPCQIINPQFCTNNKK encoded by the exons ATGGAACGGATAGCGCCAGAAGAAGCGG CCTCCTTGAGCGAAGCGCGAAAGCAGATAGTGGAAATAGCCAGGAATCGGCCGGGAACACAAGTGGCCAAGTGCATCCTCGCCTACGACGAGCAACAGGACCTCGCCTCGCTTGTAGTCCTCCTCGAAGAGCTCTCCAAGAACACGGACTACTCCACGGACCTGCGGATATCACTGGGATAT TATATTGAGGAGCTACTGCGACACTGCTTAGGAAGCAACTATGTCTCCCGAAGATCGGCCATCGTGGCCGCGGGAAGTGCCCTCCAGTACTGCGGCAAGATCTATGGAGACCGCGTGGAGTACATGTACCAGGTGGTGGAGCACCAGATCGAAGCCCTGCTCACATCGGAGTCTCAGAAGGAGACGCCCAGCGGAAGTAGTGC GCCGAAGAACAATGAACCCAGGCCGGAAGAACCTCGAAAACGTCGCGCGAAAAAGCTGACTAAGAAGGAAGTAGATCCTTATTTGCTCACCGTGGAACCGAAAAAGTTCAAGACCATGTCGGACGACAAACGCTTCAACATGGCGGGCTTTGTAAAATGCACGAGAAATCGGACGATAGAATACCTTTATCAAGATCATACGCCGCCCAACTTGTGGAGACACGCGCCAATTGTAGATCCCCACAATCCCTACGACCAGGATGAAAAAAAGCAGTACAAAATGTTTACGTATCACGTAGAGCATAGGTACAACACGCTTCTGCCGGATATTCCCTTTGAAAGGCTGAATctcattaaggaatatgtgCACACAAACCAGGTGAACACCACGGAGATTCTTAATGAGCACATGACCACGAAGGATTATCTGGACGAGTATATTGCGCTGGAGAATCAAATGCTGGCAGCCCGCTATGGAGCCACTGTCAGAACGAGAAGAAGTTTGGTTGAACCGGCGAAAAGATTGATGGAGGACAGTTTGGTAGCGGAAATGGCGAAGAAGGTGTGCATAGACGAGAATCTGCCAATAGATACGGACGAAACTGCTCCGCTGGAAGCAATGGACGTGGACCAATCTGTGATGGCTGAAAACAACCAGTCGCTAATCACAGCAGATGCCCTGCAAAATCAAATATCAGTGGACTCAGGCCTAGGCGAATCGATGAACACGAGTCAGGAGgacagcaacatcaacatcacGATGGACATCAGCCAGGTGGAGAACTCTACTTTGGGCGTTAGCCAAGTGGAGTCGTCTTTGAGCACCAGCCAGGCGGAAAACTCCCTAAGCGTTAGCCAAGTAGAGAATCTGGCGCTGAGCAGCACATTAGACATTAATGAGTCTAGTGTCCTGGACAGCACGAGAGTGGATCAGCCCCCCTTAAAAGATCTTGCTCTAGACGAACTGCTAATAGATTCAGGGATCGGTATGGAAGATGTTTCCGATTTCCAAATGCATACAG GCCAGTCTTTTGACGATGAGGGTGTTGTTCTTTCAGATCTAGAAGATCAACGGCAGTTGTCGCCCACGATGAAGTTGATTAGCCAATCGGAAGAGGCGAAAACAGTTCAAGTCATTGAGATGGATGCCGATGTGGTAATGAATGTTCCAAGGGAAGTGTGCTATCCCATTCTGCTGAATGTTATGGGTCTCCCCATTAAAGGTCTGCGTCGCAAATGTATCTTTAAACTTCCAACTGAGTTCGACTTGTTTAAGCAAGCA CGTCTTCCTGCTAAGCGAGAGGCGCAACCAAAAGCCACACCCACTCCCAGAACTATATTGCAGATTGAACGAGAAGCTttccaaaaagaaaaggaacCCGGCTCCCCCTGCAGCTTAGAGTTCGATGAGGATTTTA ATTTCCTGGGCTTCCGTCAACGTAGACCCACATTTGACTCAGGCTTCGATATTGACGAGTTGCGTGGCGGTTCAGCTTGTGTGTCCACCATCGGAGAAGTTAAAATTGAGATTGAAGACGGAACGGAAACCCACACCGACAAGTTGATTAATGTAAGCGATAGCGACGCCTTGGAAAAGAGTGCGAATGCCGTAAGGGAATGTGGGCTGGGAGAGTCCCTGATGGAGGAATTAAACGCTTCTACCGAACCCAAAACTGAGAACATTACTGCAAATTCCTCGCAGCTTGAAGTAACTGAAACATCCGGAAATCTAAGCGGACTGGAAACTACAGTGGACTTAGGAATGGAGAGTGTGCTAACTAGTTCCGTATTAGATCCAAGTATTGAGCCGAATGCAGTGGACAGTTGTATTTTAAATGTCACTCAACTTGACAATTCAGCCCTGGAGATTTCAACTCTGCAGGACAAAGCTATCTTAAATGACGAAGCAGCTGCAAAGAATTTGCCTGCTGAAACACCTAATCCAGATTTAGACTCGGCAGCCAACGACTGCGATGAATCAACGCGTAGCGACTCCCCTTTCGAAATTGACGATTTGGATAGCCCCGATTCCAGCTCAATG ATCCGAGACTGGCATAGACGATTGGGTCCAGCTTTGGAAGCAGCCCATGAACGACAGAATTTCAACATTAAGGACTTGGGCACTGAGGTTTTAGACATTTGCAAGGCGGGCAACGGTACAGCCACGTTAGCCGACGTCATGACTGACAAGGATCCTAGTATCATGTGCCGCTACATGCTGGCTTCCCTGGTCCTG ACAAACCACGGAAACGTGTCCTTGGATTTTGGAAATCGCGATAAAA GCCCAGAGATCAATGCACTTTTCCCAGCAGTACAACAAGATCAAGAGGCTGCACTAGATATAAATCCTTGCCAGATTATTAACCCGCAATTTTGTACAAAT AACAAAAAATAG
- the LOC6536546 gene encoding uncharacterized protein LOC6536546 isoform X3 yields MERIAPEEAASLSEARKQIVEIARNRPGTQVAKCILAYDEQQDLASLVVLLEELSKNTDYSTDLRISLGYYIEELLRHCLGSNYVSRRSAIVAAGSALQYCGKIYGDRVEYMYQVVEHQIEALLTSESQKETPSGSSAPKNNEPRPEEPRKRRAKKLTKKEVDPYLLTVEPKKFKTMSDDKRFNMAGFVKCTRNRTIEYLYQDHTPPNLWRHAPIVDPHNPYDQDEKKQYKMFTYHVEHRYNTLLPDIPFERLNLIKEYVHTNQVNTTEILNEHMTTKDYLDEYIALENQMLAARYGATVRTRRSLVEPAKRLMEDSLVAEMAKKVCIDENLPIDTDETAPLEAMDVDQSVMAENNQSLITADALQNQISVDSGLGESMNTSQEDSNINITMDISQVENSTLGVSQVESSLSTSQAENSLSVSQVENLALSSTLDINESSVLDSTRVDQPPLKDLALDELLIDSGIGMEDVSDFQMHTGQSFDDEGVVLSDLEDQRQLSPTMKLISQSEEAKTVQVIEMDADVVMNVPREVCYPILLNVMGLPIKGLRRKCIFKLPTEFDLFKQARLPAKREAQPKATPTPRTILQIEREAFQKEKEPGSPCSLEFDEDFNFLGFRQRRPTFDSGFDIDELRGGSACVSTIGEVKIEIEDGTETHTDKLINVSDSDALEKSANAVRECGLGESLMEELNASTEPKTENITANSSQLEVTETSGNLSGLETTVDLGMESVLTSSVLDPSIEPNAVDSCILNVTQLDNSALEISTLQDKAILNDEAAAKNLPAETPNPDLDSAANDCDESTRSDSPFEIDDLDSPDSSSMIRDWHRRLGPALEAAHERQNFNIKDLGTEVLDICKAGNGTATLADVMTDKDPSIMCRYMLASLVLTNHGNVSLDFGNRDKSPEINALFPAVQQDQEAALDINPCQIINPQFCTNVSFSCLSLTGLQ; encoded by the exons ATGGAACGGATAGCGCCAGAAGAAGCGG CCTCCTTGAGCGAAGCGCGAAAGCAGATAGTGGAAATAGCCAGGAATCGGCCGGGAACACAAGTGGCCAAGTGCATCCTCGCCTACGACGAGCAACAGGACCTCGCCTCGCTTGTAGTCCTCCTCGAAGAGCTCTCCAAGAACACGGACTACTCCACGGACCTGCGGATATCACTGGGATAT TATATTGAGGAGCTACTGCGACACTGCTTAGGAAGCAACTATGTCTCCCGAAGATCGGCCATCGTGGCCGCGGGAAGTGCCCTCCAGTACTGCGGCAAGATCTATGGAGACCGCGTGGAGTACATGTACCAGGTGGTGGAGCACCAGATCGAAGCCCTGCTCACATCGGAGTCTCAGAAGGAGACGCCCAGCGGAAGTAGTGC GCCGAAGAACAATGAACCCAGGCCGGAAGAACCTCGAAAACGTCGCGCGAAAAAGCTGACTAAGAAGGAAGTAGATCCTTATTTGCTCACCGTGGAACCGAAAAAGTTCAAGACCATGTCGGACGACAAACGCTTCAACATGGCGGGCTTTGTAAAATGCACGAGAAATCGGACGATAGAATACCTTTATCAAGATCATACGCCGCCCAACTTGTGGAGACACGCGCCAATTGTAGATCCCCACAATCCCTACGACCAGGATGAAAAAAAGCAGTACAAAATGTTTACGTATCACGTAGAGCATAGGTACAACACGCTTCTGCCGGATATTCCCTTTGAAAGGCTGAATctcattaaggaatatgtgCACACAAACCAGGTGAACACCACGGAGATTCTTAATGAGCACATGACCACGAAGGATTATCTGGACGAGTATATTGCGCTGGAGAATCAAATGCTGGCAGCCCGCTATGGAGCCACTGTCAGAACGAGAAGAAGTTTGGTTGAACCGGCGAAAAGATTGATGGAGGACAGTTTGGTAGCGGAAATGGCGAAGAAGGTGTGCATAGACGAGAATCTGCCAATAGATACGGACGAAACTGCTCCGCTGGAAGCAATGGACGTGGACCAATCTGTGATGGCTGAAAACAACCAGTCGCTAATCACAGCAGATGCCCTGCAAAATCAAATATCAGTGGACTCAGGCCTAGGCGAATCGATGAACACGAGTCAGGAGgacagcaacatcaacatcacGATGGACATCAGCCAGGTGGAGAACTCTACTTTGGGCGTTAGCCAAGTGGAGTCGTCTTTGAGCACCAGCCAGGCGGAAAACTCCCTAAGCGTTAGCCAAGTAGAGAATCTGGCGCTGAGCAGCACATTAGACATTAATGAGTCTAGTGTCCTGGACAGCACGAGAGTGGATCAGCCCCCCTTAAAAGATCTTGCTCTAGACGAACTGCTAATAGATTCAGGGATCGGTATGGAAGATGTTTCCGATTTCCAAATGCATACAG GCCAGTCTTTTGACGATGAGGGTGTTGTTCTTTCAGATCTAGAAGATCAACGGCAGTTGTCGCCCACGATGAAGTTGATTAGCCAATCGGAAGAGGCGAAAACAGTTCAAGTCATTGAGATGGATGCCGATGTGGTAATGAATGTTCCAAGGGAAGTGTGCTATCCCATTCTGCTGAATGTTATGGGTCTCCCCATTAAAGGTCTGCGTCGCAAATGTATCTTTAAACTTCCAACTGAGTTCGACTTGTTTAAGCAAGCA CGTCTTCCTGCTAAGCGAGAGGCGCAACCAAAAGCCACACCCACTCCCAGAACTATATTGCAGATTGAACGAGAAGCTttccaaaaagaaaaggaacCCGGCTCCCCCTGCAGCTTAGAGTTCGATGAGGATTTTA ATTTCCTGGGCTTCCGTCAACGTAGACCCACATTTGACTCAGGCTTCGATATTGACGAGTTGCGTGGCGGTTCAGCTTGTGTGTCCACCATCGGAGAAGTTAAAATTGAGATTGAAGACGGAACGGAAACCCACACCGACAAGTTGATTAATGTAAGCGATAGCGACGCCTTGGAAAAGAGTGCGAATGCCGTAAGGGAATGTGGGCTGGGAGAGTCCCTGATGGAGGAATTAAACGCTTCTACCGAACCCAAAACTGAGAACATTACTGCAAATTCCTCGCAGCTTGAAGTAACTGAAACATCCGGAAATCTAAGCGGACTGGAAACTACAGTGGACTTAGGAATGGAGAGTGTGCTAACTAGTTCCGTATTAGATCCAAGTATTGAGCCGAATGCAGTGGACAGTTGTATTTTAAATGTCACTCAACTTGACAATTCAGCCCTGGAGATTTCAACTCTGCAGGACAAAGCTATCTTAAATGACGAAGCAGCTGCAAAGAATTTGCCTGCTGAAACACCTAATCCAGATTTAGACTCGGCAGCCAACGACTGCGATGAATCAACGCGTAGCGACTCCCCTTTCGAAATTGACGATTTGGATAGCCCCGATTCCAGCTCAATG ATCCGAGACTGGCATAGACGATTGGGTCCAGCTTTGGAAGCAGCCCATGAACGACAGAATTTCAACATTAAGGACTTGGGCACTGAGGTTTTAGACATTTGCAAGGCGGGCAACGGTACAGCCACGTTAGCCGACGTCATGACTGACAAGGATCCTAGTATCATGTGCCGCTACATGCTGGCTTCCCTGGTCCTG ACAAACCACGGAAACGTGTCCTTGGATTTTGGAAATCGCGATAAAA GCCCAGAGATCAATGCACTTTTCCCAGCAGTACAACAAGATCAAGAGGCTGCACTAGATATAAATCCTTGCCAGATTATTAACCCGCAATTTTGTACAAATGTAAGTTTTAGTTGCCTATCATTAACAGGCTTGCAATAG